GCTCACGATCGCAGCGAATGCTCGTCTGGACCGCGCTGATCGCCACGACGATCATCTCGCTCTTTCCGATGTACTGGCTGTTCGTCAACGCGTTCACCGCGATTAGGGGCACACCGCCGCTAACGCCGCTCCTGTGGCCGGAATGGAGCCTCGACAACTTCGGGCGCCTGCTCGGCGGCACGAAGAACTATACCAACTGGATGATCAACAGCCTGCTGGTCGCGGGCGGCGTGACGTCGTTTCACATGATCTTCGACACCTTGTCGGGCTATGCCTTTGCCAAGAAGCAGTTTCCCGGTCGCGACCTGATGTTCTGGCTGGTTATCAGCACGCTGATGGTGCCGATCCATGTGACGCTGGCGCCGCTGTTCATCATCTCCAATCAGTTCAAATTGCTGGACACGCTCTGGGCGCTCATCCTGCCCGGCACCGCGCAGGTGTTCGGCATCTTTCTGATGCGCCAGTATATCCAGACGCTGCCCGGCGAGTTGATTGACGCGGCCAGAATCGACGGCTGCGGCGAGTTCGGCGTCTTCTGGAATGTAATCCTGCCGCTATGTAAACCGGCGATTGCCGCGCTGGCGATCTTCACTTTTGTGCGCAATTGGAACGAGTTCCTATGGCCGGTCATTGCACTGAATCGCCCCCAGAACTACACACTGACCGTTGGTGTGGCCAACCTGCAGGGCGAGTTCATGACCGACTACGGCATCATTTTCGCCGGCGCATCGCTCGCGGCAATCCCGATGATCGTATTTTTCCTGGTCTTCCAGAACTACTTCCTGGAAGGCGTGCGAATGGGCGCGGTCAAGGGATAAGCAGCATAGCCCTCGCGGGTCTTCAAGCCCCGCGAGGGCTGCGGTCCGGCCCGTTTCACACCGAAACGGGCCTTTGTCTATTGGTAACCGTTCAGGCGTCATTGCGAGAATATCATGGTGGGGCCGCCATGTTGTGG
This genomic stretch from Chloroflexota bacterium harbors:
- a CDS encoding carbohydrate ABC transporter permease — its product is MPATRSRSQRMLVWTALIATTIISLFPMYWLFVNAFTAIRGTPPLTPLLWPEWSLDNFGRLLGGTKNYTNWMINSLLVAGGVTSFHMIFDTLSGYAFAKKQFPGRDLMFWLVISTLMVPIHVTLAPLFIISNQFKLLDTLWALILPGTAQVFGIFLMRQYIQTLPGELIDAARIDGCGEFGVFWNVILPLCKPAIAALAIFTFVRNWNEFLWPVIALNRPQNYTLTVGVANLQGEFMTDYGIIFAGASLAAIPMIVFFLVFQNYFLEGVRMGAVKG